tgtactgttttatttacagataaaaatgaaataattgaaaaaataaagattgtttgCTTCAACAGGCCTTCCAATAAACTTAGCATTAGTGAAGTATAAGGAAGCTCAGACTAAATTCTTATAAATCTGTAAGCAGTAGCGTAACACCTCAGACACCCAGTAGTTACATCACTGCTGTTAATACTTACATGACTCCAGGGTTGGAACAAAAGCTGCTCGTGATATAATAGTCCTTAAATAGTCCTACCGACATCCGCTTCTTGGCATAATGAAAGCAGCATGATgttggggaaaaattccttcctaaaTGTAAATAGAAGATATTTTTGGAGCTATTTCTTGATTTTTAGCATTATATTACaagaaggttttttttctataaaatggTATAGGTTAATTAATGCACTTTTAGGTTTCATGTAGAATGCAAGCTCACATTGGCAATGATTTCTCTCCTTATAGCTTGGTTTTGTTTGCTCCATTGGTTGTCTATATCTGTTGTACTATTAATTCCCATCCCATTGTACAGGGCTGCAGAATAAGCTATAATTGTAGACCTAGTCCAAATACCAAAAAGAATGGGTTGTTGCTTTATAAAAGTAAATCAGGGCAAATAACATATTTGGAAGATATCATATTGTTTTAAGTTATGTTAAAACTAAAACTCTCTCTAAATGCATGTGATAAAAGAAATTTGGATTCCTTATAGAGAAATCAGCCAACTTACCTGGTCCACACTGAACTTGAGTACAGCAGGCAGTGAGTAGCAGCAGGCAAAGAGCCACCATGGAGATCTGCATTCTGTCAGTTTAGAGTGCAATTTCAGAGCAGGGCAGAGTTCCTCAAGGTCTGACTGGCTCATCTCCTTTCAATGTCAATTTATCCCCAGATAAAAGGAAGGGAAAGCTGGGGGGAAACTCCACAATTTGTGTTCTGTGTGATATCATCATAGAGTTTCGTGGAAAAGACACATGCAGCtaataaaaggaaatgtaaattgCATCTTGcctaataagggtgaagacacatggagctactagtagcagctaagtACTGagttgctccatgtgtcttcaccctaaagtcttGAATCTAAAAACCGATAAGCCGATGTGCGGTTCTCAAACACATTCTTTTTATTACATGGTCGTACTATACACTGTGTTCCAAATTATTAtacaaatgatatttttctcatttaccaaaataattgatgtaaataacagtcagcataattctcatgttatcaactattaagagtacaattcaaattttattgaacaaacctcctaatgataacagtattttttttaagaataaaaaacttacaatgcactgttttcaAATTATTATGCACGGTATgtttcaaaacactttataggttgtaaagaactgaaaattgtcatttgttgtgtttgcagcatatttactgaaatcaaaAGCTATATCAATCAAACTTTTAACagcattttaactttttaaacattttaacaggtCATGTTACATTTTAACATAGGACCCCTTATTTGATAGCAGCTTCACAAGTCTTGCATCCATTGAACTTGTGAGTTTTTGGACAGtttctgcttgaatttgtttgcaagaTGTCAGAATAGCCTCCCAGAGCTGCTGTTTGGATGTAAACTGCCTCCCACCCTCATAGATCTTTTGCTTGAGGAAGCTCCAAAGGTTCTCAATAGGATTGAGGTGAGGGGAGGATGGAGGCCACACCAtgactttctctccttttatccCCATAGCCGCCTTTGATGCAGAGGTATTCTTTGCAGCATGAGATGGTGCATTGTCACGCATGAAGATGATTTTATTACGGAAAGCATAGTTCTTCCTTCTGTACCAGGGAAGAAAGTGGTCAGTCAGAAACTCCACATACTTTGCAGAGGTCATCTTTACACCTTCGGGGACCCTAAAGGGACCagctctcttcccatgattccggcCAAAGACATGACTCCACCACTTCCTTGCTGACGTTGCAGCCTTGTTGGAAGACGGTGGCCTTCCACCAACCATCCACTACTCCATCCATCTGGACCACCCAGGGTTGCACAGCACTCATCAGTGAACAggaaaatttttgaaaatgtttgaaaattAGTCTTCATGTATTTCTCTGCCCAATACAGCCGTTTCTGCTTGTGAGCATTAGTTAGTAGTGGCCGAATAGAAGGTTTATGCACAGTTGCAAGACTCTGGAGGACCTTGATGTCCGTGGGACCAGCAGCTTCAAATATCTGTTTGCTGCTAtgtaatggcattttagcagctgcttTCTTGATCCGATGCATGGATCTGGCAGAAATATTCCTCAACGTGCCTTTAGGTGgccagatccgccactaaccttcagggtacttcacattttctatctgttttcttgaccAGGCAGCcttctttaaaaaggtattctcccttcctttctcttctcctcttctcGCTTCatgctgcacatgtgtttcattccctccccccctcccctctggcagatccgcttctgattggctggtgggcatgtgtagctcagaacaggagacaggatcaagttacacatatgtgcattgctactgaaggctgctgctggcagcctacaagaaGGGGAGAGAGGGGTGGAACCAAACAACAGAGTAGCTTAATTTTCCCTGTTTACTCTGTGTAGCGAAGGAAATAACAAAACCGTTGAGATTCAAAATAGCAAAGTGTGTTCAGAATAAGCCATATTCATTGAACTCTTATTGAACATGGGGATAAAATATGCCTCTAAGTCACATAAAACTTGTGAAGTTGTGGTTTGGGGTTTTGTTTCGACCACATTAATATCTGCATGGAATATTTATGTTCCCTCTGGTGCTCATGTGTGTTTCCTCTGGGTGCTGTGGGTTTCCTTTTAAACTACAAAAAATTGAGGCAGCTTAAAGGGCCAGTAGCACCATAAAGTGGAAATATTTAAAGGTATATCTTTTTGTCTAGCACTGACAAATATTGCTTTTcaacaaaaacccaaatgtaaaTGTGAGAGGTTTCTTCCTATATGTATGAATATCGTATACATTAGGACTGGTGTTCTTGCTGCTCCAACTAAGCTTGTTTTGATGATGTAGAATTTAAAAGGTTTAATCACATCATGTTCACAAAAGCTTCATATTAAGTGTACAGAAAATGAGGGGCAATTCACTGCTCCCGGTAACTTGTaggctgctgctgcctgaggtgagtttctcaacttgcctcctCGGAGCAGTGCCCACTGCATAGCCTTCACATATTTGCTTTCAGTCCTCCTTTACAACTTATAAACTGCAATTTACTCCTAAGTATTTAGAACTCCCTTAGTAACTGCATGAATTATGTAATGAATTTAATCCTTCTTATTtaaaaggggttatttactaTGTACAGAACAGGGTGCAAAGTACCAAGAGAAAAGGCGAAATCTATCATTTTTAGTGTACTTTGTGTCTTGCCCTGTACCAAGAATAATTGTTGCAGGTCACTGAACTCAGTGAGTGCAGAGACTCCTGTTTGCcctgtgaatacagtgctgcctgcattcatttttgcaccctttagtgctcttCTGCTCTAGTTGTCTTGCACATGCACCTGGGGTGTCATGACTCTCAAAGTCACCCAGActggaccacagagaccttatccgcacaccctaaccCTCCAAAAAATTcttttgtccggtgcacactgctagagggatcggcaccctccaaatacactatagcaagaaaaaagcaaatggcactcaggactgcaaacaagggtaaaacccttttaaaagtttattgcggaggtgcaaagTCACCCAGCAATTATTTAAGGAGTTTAACTCCTAAATGTTTATCCTGGGGCATAAGTTCATGGTACATCACCACTCTGTGCACCATTCAGGGGGGTGCCAGTGTGCTTCACATGTGATATGCAATATGCACTTGTGTAAGACCCAGAAATCAATTTCTGTTTTCTTGGGCCTGTTTATGGTTATGGGACTCTACTGTAACTTTTAGTTATGCTTCTGCTGAAATATTCTAAAAGCTTGCTACATTTTTCCCTGTTCTTCCTTTGCCCCCTGTCTCACTGTTATTCCACATTGTGGcttgtttgttttgtttaagGTTACTGCTAATCACTGTTCTTTTTACTCGTAATACAGAGTTGCTGCAATGCTAGTTGCAAACAAAATAACTCAGAAAATGTGTGCAGTACAGCAACTGTCCTCTCTGCCCTTGCAGTAAAAACCAGTGCTGTGTTTAAGCATTACTGTAATGTGGTTTGAGACATTAACAAAAAGGAACTTGTGTATTTCTGGTTTTATCATCGCTATGGCCCCGTATATAAACAGCAGCATAAAAACATTCTACAttcaatataatatttatatttaatataaataataagctGTTtcattattgaaaaatatatttttattttgtagtcAAAGCACCACATTTaacaataaattaaaatacaaaacatatttacgtaaaaaaatatttcaaaacattCAATAAAAGATTTACAGGTCTAAAAAACTATTTAGATGTCCATGCAAATGATGCCAATTTTAGCAGTTGTATTGCTCAGTACACAACCAAGCACAACCCAAATGGAGTAACTTTTGCATGTGATAATACACAACTTCTTTGAGTTATCTGCCTTGAATCTCAGGTTACAGATTAAGATTATTTTGGTCCAGTCTGGTCATATAATCAATCACCCATTTGTCACTTCGCTTGGCACATATTTCATGTCCTTTGATTGTTCTGAATCTGTTGGGGAGAAATGACATAATGGTTTGATTTATGGACAAAATGTTACTCTATAGCAAAATACAGCATTTAGACTGTTGGAATGGGATATGTAGTTATATCAGCAGTGTTTAAGTAATAAAATACTAGAAAAATGCCTGCTAGAAACTTTACAGTAATCTTTTGTCAGCCAATAACCTATCTATCCGCAAAAACAGGTCAAACTATTTTATCCACCAGTGCCTCTTCCATGCATCTCTAAATTCAGTTTCTTTATTTTGTTCACCAGTTATTTAATAGGAAAACAGACTAATTGTATTAACCTGCAGGGCTCACTGCTGGAAGCAGTTCAAAGCCTGCACCTTAAATGGATTAAGGTATCTATAACAGGTATATAATAGGTAAAGTtgtatctgaaatgcttgggacataGAATTTTCAAGGTAGGGGGTCTTCCAGTAATCTGCATCGTTACCATAGGCTACCAAGGCTACTGAAAATCATTTAGcagtaaaaaaaatcccaataacttTGCCACCAATAGGGATTATGCCAGGTGCCAGGctatcaattacaaggcactattttatttttacagagaaaagaaatcattaaaaaaaaatgggaatttgCTTTAACAGGCCTCTATGGGATATTGAGTTACCATGTCTTCAAGCTTTCTGTGTAAGAGATCCTGCGCTTGTGTAGCCTTTTCACAGTTAAGTGCTACTTGATCTTATTTGCTGTGTTATTTTTATGGCAGATCTCTTTCACTGAAATTCTTTAAAACCCACAATACTGGACAGGCCTTAACTGTTTCACTAGTTTCAGTAAAGTTAGCACAAGTGAAATATATGGAAGCTCAGACAAAATGCTTGTGTAGTCTAGTGGACCATAATAATGAAGTGTTTGGTCATACTAAAGAGGTGGGAAAACCTACGTGTGAATTTACAAATACTTACATAACTCCAGGACTGGAACAAGAGCTGCTGGTGTTATAATAGTCATTGAAAAGTCCTATAGGCATCCGCTTCTTGGCATAGTTAAAACAGCAAGATGTTGGGGAAAAATTtcctaaatataaaatgaagacattTGCTTTACTTGTCTGCAGCCATGTCTTGTTTATTTCTAGCATTATATAATTAACaggtttatataataatataatacaggttaataaagacaaataaatgacGTATGAGCTTCATCTAGGTTGTAATCTCTCTGATCTAAGGACTTCTCTCCTTATGTCTTCGTTTTAAGTTTGTCCCATTGGATGTTTATGTCTCTTGTACTATTTGTATTCACATGCCAATGCATTatacaacactgcagaatatgttggcatacCTAAGCTATAACAGTAGTAATTATCCATCTACTAATTAGAATCATGTACCAAATGGCTAGTTTAGTATGAGTGAAAGTTTTAGGATTGTTTAATGTTAAAACTTAAACCTCCCTAAATGCCTGTGATTAAAGAAATTCTGATTCCTCGTAGTGAAATCAGCCAACTTACCTGGTACACACTGAATTTGAGTACAGCAGGCAGTGAGTAGCAGCAGGCAAAGAGCCACCATGGAGATCTGCATTCTGTCAGTTTAGAGTACAATTTCAGAGCACGACAGATATTCAGCAAGAACAGAGTCCCTCGAGGTCTGATGGGCTCATCTCCTCCAGTGTCTATTTATCCCCAGAGAGAAGGAAGGGAAAGCTGGGGGGAAATTCCCCAATTTGTGCCACGATGTTTCTCTGAAAAGACACATGCAGCTAAAAATGAAAGGAAGCATTTCAGTTCCAGAAATTGCGTCATGTGTAATGAAGGGAACTAATGAGTCTTGAATCTAAAAACTTGATTAGCCAATGTGCTGTTCTGAAACACATTCTTATTATTACATGGTTATACTACAGATTTATCTGTGATTCTGAGGTGTCTTTGGTCCTCTTGCGTTATAAATCTATTCCATTTCAACAGATGTGGAGAATCATTTACAAATATAGTGCaactataattattattgttaccaCAATTAGATTACCAATTCTTAGATAATTgtcctgcataatggactcctgctaacaaatcTACCTCACAAGGATCAAAAATGGAGTAACTTTGGTTTTCCTGTTTCCCCATTTAGCTCAAGAGGTAACAAAATCCATtgttcatgattaaaacaatagtcaaacattatgttcagcacaagccctatccaGTGAATATGGGGAATAGGGGCATtggcccctttaaaggagaaggaaaggtgaaattacTGGGTACATGCAGGCAATTGATCCACTTCTGTCTTATTTCTTCATGTCAGCTGCTCATGCGCAGTGAAAAACCACACTTTTTGaccctactgcacatgcatgAGCCCCGTGAAAATAGGTAAGcaatcttaatcactgggggtgcctaatatttggcacccccaagtgattttaactttccttctcttttaagtcaCATACATTTCAGATAGAGGCAAGAAAATTATAAGGCTCCATCTTTGCTTTTAAAGTTGAGGTTTAGGGGGGGGTTTTTGTGACCACAGCAACATCTACATGAAATATTTATATTCCCTCTGGTGCTTATGTGTGTTTTCTCTGGGAGGTATGGGTTTCCTCGTAAACTAGAAAAACACTTTTCAGCAGATTAAAATGCCAGTAGTGTCATAAAGTGAAAATATCTAAAAGGTTATATTTGTTTATCCAGCACAGAAAAGTATTTATTTGCATGACAGTCCTCTTTTACAAGAGATAGAGTTTCTTCCTAGGGATATGAATGTTGTCTGGACAAGGGCTGGTGTACTTGTTGCTCAAAATAAGCTTGGTTTTAATGATGTAGAATTAAAACTGTTTTATCACATCATGTTAACAGAAGCTGCTAACGACTGCCACACTTTCAAGAAGTTAGTAGCACTGTACATACATTCTAAGgccctaaaaaaaattaaaaaaatgagcaGTAATTTTGGGCACTtcactaaaaaaaatgtcaatctGCCATGCAGGCAATTCATTTGGAAGTTTTGCGGATTTGAGATGCTTAAGTAGCCCAAAAACACAGTGTTCCTAGGATTTTATAGCACCCAATATTTAATTGCTGTTAGAGAAGGCTTATGTCCCCTAACACTGTTGCTAAATCATACTCCTCTACTACTGGACTACAAAGCCCAGCATACTTTAAAATTTCAGGGGTTAAAGCACAGTGGGATCTACAGTACAACAACATCGGAATTgcattcttaaagcaatactgacaaaCTTTTCCCTATCTCTTTAGAACCGGTTGCTACcctaaaaaaagcaaaataatccttCAATCAGAATCCTACCTGACCTGACGCCCCATTCTTTGACCTTGCAGCTGAAACTGGAAGCGTTAAACACGTTTCTAACCACCAAATATGGCATATCTTACAGTGTGGCAATTCAAATTAGCAAGTGCTTTTGcatctgtatttacatttttggtcAACTTCTTTGCAGAATGGGGTGCAGTGGGGCAGTTTTATGGAGGGTTCATACCCCCCTCCTTTCAAGGTGGTGTACACTGGAGGactggtctgaccagtcctacaatCAGTCCCTTAGTCAAATGTATATTAAAGTAGTAGAATActtaatgtcatatatatatatatatggataccAATGAGAAGGCTAATTAGATTCCccgcactatatcagccattttgatcttatcttacatatagagataattacatcaTATTTAGCTTCATTATGTTACACAGGAATCAGAcctggggataaagggacagacttgttcagtgctgggaaactgtgcttattgcttccAATTCAAACtgaaggaacaaagaacagggaacaAAATTTAcacagctgggattctcattggaggattatttcgcatattaatgcagccactggctctggagagctgggaaaagttttattgaacaatactaaaaaaatttaaaacccacattacattacatggcaacacaaGAACCAGtacagtctgcatattatgattctaattattaattAGCTCCTATGGCAAATATTACCTGACGtactgttttgataatttactgcgatccctaagcttagcctcccaacagcagcccagagcaaactgagcatgtgcaagccctaaatcttaaAAAGATGTTCTAACAAAGGAACAAGATGGCAGTCCcctctggacaactttgaaagcataaatcattactatTAATTAGGCTTCttaacctctgggcttgtgcagtaagttcagaatctttatatttatgttcagtatacaaaatatagcatttctaatgattttcaattttagattttagttctcctttaagcaataactgagtaaagtttggttgagcagtgcagctgggtttagtacccctttaatagGTAGCAGAGGCAATTGTGCAGGGGCCCGCTGATAGTGGTGCCAAACACATAACATAATTGTTAGTAGGAAGAGTTTGAAAGCTCAGACAAATGCCATCAGAAACCCAGTTGTTCCTCCCCTGTATAACAACAACAAATGTTTGCATGACAATGTGACACATTGAACAGGGATTTTGTTGACTGATGGCTACCCTGTTTATTAATCTCTTAACTTTTAAGAGATTAATAAACTCAGGGAATAAATAGTGGCAGTAGAAggcaggtacagtagggcaacatggcaACAGTCACAGCTTATTGGACTATTTGTAAAGCCCAACTTTATACAGATAATGGTGCCATGTAAAAATTGGTTTTGCCTAGGCCAACCACAAGTTAAATTGGCCATAAAACACATGTTGGAACAAAAGCCTTGTGGAAAATCCAAAAGTGTGTCTTATATCTGAGGTCATCTGAAGGCTTGTTTCTGAGCACTGGCTATAGGATAAACAGGAAGAAGATTAGCTCGGAATTAGCAGAAGTAAGCCGGAAAAACAAGAGTTTCTGTTTCCTAAAATTCTATTCTTGATTTTAATTCTCCACATCACTTCTCTTTTTGCAATAACGGTATTCTACAATACGTTATCTCAGAATTatgcaacataaaaaaataatctaCAACATATTAGCTTCTTAGTACTACTATATTATATTTGGTATATGTAAAATGGTTGTTGCCATTAAATATAGAATACAGAGTGCAACTTGGACGGTGCAGGAGAATATCTACCACTGATTTCCCATACTTATCTGACTATGGAAACCATGACCACTGCTTCCAATGGAAACTGGCTCAGAACAAAGCCCTCATTTACTAAGGGCTAGAGCaactgcaagagcactaagggcaaAACTGAAGTCCCATGCATAAAAGTTTTAAACTTGAGCTTTTAGCTATACTAAGGTATATAGAACTGTCAGGCAAAATTAATTAACATCTTCCACAGGCAGGCTATAATAACATGGCTTCCTAATGGTTTAGCCCCAGGTGCTCCCAAGCTCATTCTAAATGATTTATGGGTGCCTAGTGCCTGACTCCACAAATGATATTTTACTTGTTTCACCATGGAAAGTGGTTTAGTAGTGTGTCACCTAAGGGAATaaatggctcctcctcccctgtgcatagcacagcagcccccagcACAGaaatacacaccttagggacatcctacagacacacaggcagcatagggaaggcagagtatggtacacacaggcagaatagggtaggcatagtatggcgcacacagggggcatagggcaggcagagtatggcacacacaggcagcctagggcaggcagagtatggcacacagacagcataggccatagggcatgcagagtatggcacacacaggcagcatagggtaggcagagtatggcacacacaggcagcatagggcaggcaaagtatggcacacacaggcagcatagggcagacagagtatgacacacacaggcagcatagggcaggcagagtatggcacaaagacagcatagggcaggcagagtatggcacacacagacagcataggtcaggcagagtatagcacacacaggcaacatatggcaggcagagtatggcacacacaggcagcataaggcctGTGTATGCCAAACACAGTGGGCTTAGGGCTGGCGAGTATGGCATACATAGTCATTGTAAGGCAGGCAGAGGCAGCATATACTGAGCAATGGAggggcttacaggtgtgaacaatgcaggagctTATAgatgtaaacaatgcaggggttaCACACTgaatctgaggtatgaacaatgcaggggggtagttaatctcagtactgataccatttagacaagcagtcacagcagtcagACGGATGGGGGGTCACGCATAGGGGTGCCGcagaccaccagttggacagcattgatgtagtgcatccctaatttaactTAAGGCTGTAGGAAAAAATGTCAATGCACTTAAATTTCATAAAGAAAGGAACCATCCTTTCTTTATGAAATTTAAGTGCATTGACTTAAGACCCACATTTTTTCTTACAGCTTGAAGTTAAATTTCTGCAAATTAAGTATCGGTTTATTTGGTTTTAGATTTTaccagaaaaaaatactttttccagtttctttattttatttttttagtttaaagGGTAGTGTTCCTTTCACTGGAGTTTTAATCTAGCAGCTCAGTAATCCAGGTACAGCCTCTGAACTTCtacaatttgctacattagttgatacatttctcagcatcATCTGGGCATTTTCTCCATAGCATTGGTATAACAACAGAGACTCTTACTGGAACCCACTACATAACAAATCATAACTGTAATGGTTTGgggaaaaataatattatttatataatttttgggATGTTTCCCAGGCTGAAACAGAAAGGATTCAGGAGAACCAAGAAGAGAAAGCATTCTTTTGAACTTTTATCTAAAATGGGTTATGGATTGAAGGGCAGAGGAGTATGCTAAATCAGTGATTTTGTGGAGGGAGAATATGATTTAAATATACTGACCTTGGATGGGAACATTTTTGGGATAGGAAGGAGAAAAACACATGGTGTTCATACAGGAAAGTGAGGAGGATATTTTGAAATTGTCAGAAGAAAGCAAGATTTTTAGAAGAAAGCAAGAAGACATATGTAGCGGGTTACAAAACATTAGAACAAATAAAAGAATAGGAGCAGTTAATCTGTAAGGAAAGATAAATACTTTTAGGCTTAGAAAATATAGGTAATAATTTAATGATTGCAAACAGTTCTTTCTGACTGACATATAGTTAGCCCCCATACAGCTTTGTTTTCAAATACATTTAGAATATATCTTTGGCTTAAATTTCTCATAATTCGTTTTCAAATAGGGTTATTTCTTTTGGTTTTCCTCATAGCTATAGCTTGCTGGAAACTTCAGTGATCACCTCTAGTACCAGAGATCTTCCTATCCACCTTACACCCACTGTTCCTGACTGCTCCCTGACATATTCACTTTGGACATCTCCATGATATGGGGTTACTGCAAACTGGTGTAAGGTATCCCAGGCTCGGATCCTTTAATATCCCTCCCACTGATTTTGGCTAGGTATACTAGCTTATTCCCTATGGATCCCCAGGTAGTCCTACTTTGGTGAAAACTAAAGGGTAGAATCCCAAACCAGGAGCCATTCCTGgcccacttaggggcacatttatcaatgaacGATGgtgtccgaatacaaaaaaatcaaatttttttctaatttatagaactgtgcatattttctgctttcgttttttgcaactttttcgtactttgcgacaaattttacgtgtcaaaatcatatttgtcacaacgagtacgaaagttttggattcattcaagcttctttatcgtgactttcctttggccaggttggagctgcagaatgccattcagtcctatgggaggcttccaaaacatgcactgaaggatcaaagtcagaaaggttttcccgccatttacgattgttcgaatacaaaaatttcatgactttcggatcgccaatacgacattatcatgactattacgatttttttgtaagcattttcgtgacatttccgatcatcagaaa
This sequence is a window from Xenopus tropicalis strain Nigerian chromosome 2, UCB_Xtro_10.0, whole genome shotgun sequence. Protein-coding genes within it:
- the LOC101730633 gene encoding uncharacterized protein LOC101730633; the encoded protein is MQISMVALCLLLLTACCTQIQCVPGNFSPTSCCFNYAKKRMPIGLFNDYYNTSSSCSSPGVIFRTIKGHEICAKRSDKWVIDYMTRLDQNNLNLRKNYAFRNKIIFMRDNAPSHAAKNTSASKAAMGIKGEKVMVWPPSSPHLNPIENLWSFLKQKIYEETDRMQISMVALCLLLLTACCTQVQCGPGRNFSPTSCCFHYAKKRMSVGLFKDYYITSSFCSNPGVIFRTNNGNKICAKPSDKWVTDYMTILDQNAFSL